CAGTGACATTTTCATTGATGAATTTTGAAAACAGCGTAGAAGGGGTTGGATGGGGTAGGGTGGTGGGTgatgggtggtgggtggtggtTGGTGgttggtatatatatgtatgtagttgtaattACCTTTGCGGCGTCCGAAGGGTCCTTGGAAGGAAGAGTTCTTGCCGACCACGTTATCGTCGATGTATTTGATGAGCTTGGAGTCGTCTTCGGGGAGGTTGAAGGTGGAGGCTGCGTCGGGGTGTTGAGGTTGGGTTTGGGGGTGGGTGGAGGGGAGCACGTGTTGtgagggggtgggggtgggggtggggtgtCTGGAAGCGGATGCAGGAATGGTGTGCGCTCGTCGGCCGCTCATTGTCGGGTGCGCTGGCCGTTGgcactcgcactcgcactcgcactGCCGCCACGAGAGACTCCGACGACTAAAGTGTACCGAGCGACGCTCCAAAAGAGCGACTGCACGCGACGATAGCCGCCGCTCGACTGAAATCAAATATACTGTCGCGTCGCGGCTCGCACTCGCCGCGCTGCCACCTACTGCCTCTTGCGAACACACACTTTTTACTTGCCAGTTGCAGTTGCCACTTTGCGCATATGCTCGCGAACACTCGCTCGCCCTTTGCCGTTCATGCCATTcggctttaaaattatttcatatgcTTTAGCAACTTTTAGGAACCGTGCTGATACATAAATACCCTTTCACACCAATTTCAAACACATCAAATAGtgtaaggtgaccattcgtactgattttaccaGGACAGTATTAGTATTttgggggtctacctcacgggcccgaatgtgaaacgcccgaaaacgcaaatatcggaaggcaaagattgaaaatcgaaagataaaaaaagggtgcatggtaaacggtacatactcacttaatttgcgcgagcaggatacaacaggaaaaagagacaggcttttcctcctgtattaatgtgcccgcgcagaatacgggaggaaaagcctgttcctcttgttcctgttgtatcctgctcgcgcaaattaagtgagtatgtaccgtttaccatgcaccctttttttatctttcgacttaagattttcgatctttgccttccgatatttgcattttcgggcgtttcacattcgggcccgtgatgGAGACCGGTCTTTTGGATATCTAAAACCATTacacttttttatgtaatagaattttttatctaatagatgcataaatatacaaagtatTCGGAAAAAATCACGTGTCCTACAAAAGTATTGACAAATTAGTCAAATTTTGTTTCTATTTATCAGGAACAAATGCACCAGCAGAAGGATTTTTTACTGTAAAGAACAATAtatggtaaacgggttacatctcAAATgcgaatcgctaccaggataattGCCGCTAACGAAAATCGCACAAAAATTCGTTGCACAgaaaaattgccgtacagaaaactgcccgaCAGGACATccacgcgagcgattttcgtagcagtggttatcctggtagcgattcacatttgggatgtataAATAcccataaaggtctgttcatacctatccagcacgacccgtatcctgcaggtgtcctgaaagtgcggatagtattctttggtacattatatggacgtattcatactccattcgcgcttGTACATTTAcacattcatgcgcgtccatatataatgtactaaagaatactgtccgtacttgcagaatacttgcaggattcgggtcgtgctggatgggtatgaacagaccttaatacatGTAAAGCattaagaaaataaatgcattttaatgtacatattcttcatttaacaaaaatgagatattttattttattttatttattatacaacagTGACTTATCCTCTTTTGCTGTCTACGCTATTTTATACATCCcggttttaaatatgaaaacaatGGTCATCTTATCGTATCAGGATCGTGATATAATTCTCGACGTGTATATGACTGTTTCTaaatgggttcggtgattattccgcaaaaagcgatctcacgcACGTCActatctcgatcacggaatatctggcacccaaaaactccatcaatcgaagtcactaaaatctccatCACGTGAAATATTGTTCTAACGAGAATTTGACTGCCAGATATtcagtattcgcgatttttgtggcaacgattgttaaTCGTGATTTGCGCAATAATTCGTTTACCCCTAAATGAGTCTCAGGATCGATTAATATTATCGTCGATACCTAGAGAGTGCAATgaatttctatgtacatacatacatatatacatatatatggacgaatttaaacatatttaaatataagttgGAGAGGAACATTTCGGATTCGagttttgaattaaattgatGTCATATGATTCGGTATCAGTGCATATTTGAGTATTGATACATGATGctaattttctatttatatagATATCTGTATCGATgtgtgtaatgtttttaagtgtattattatttgtgaaaatattttactttcgAATTTCCATTTAgacaatatttttgaaatactttTAAAAACCGTTACAGGTTTCAAATAGTACGAAATTTacctatacatacgtattatgatGAACTACACGTGTAAAATAcacttattatattaaatattatgtatgtacatgcgtatTGATTTTCTGTTTCTCAAGAaagttaatgtaattttttatttacatttacattttttcatgtaaatgtaaatttacTTGCAGATAAATTTCCCAATTACCTAACTTTTTATTCatactatttataaatttagaaaaaaaaatctaaatatgtacatattggccagcagtatggcttaatggtagcgtatatatttagcaccactgaggtcgaaggttcgtgtcctcgtcaaactgctggttaagtttgggggttttgtgactccaaatcgatcgtttctctatcagagtgtgccatttttatctgatcattgttgaaacggttcctgaaaattggtattagatcatttcctgttgtcacaaaatctgtgtgtataatttgtaaaaattatgcacagcaatctgaaatctatagatatctctatagacatctctataatttcgagtttattatatgtataaaaattgtaataataattgtacacaaaaatctaaaaataatccatagatgtctctatgattattatttctgtactgattaattgttatatgctatgtattctgattgtatatgtattattgtatttctgaccgttatcgtacactcgtcgcattggagcgatctgtaatgacgagtgtatattgattgtaacaataaaataaaatatgtatatgacgcTAGAACATAAATTTCATTCCATCGTATACATGTATGCAGGAAACACGTTATATTATAACACATATAACATTTGTGCATATTTGTGATTTGATTTGTATTCCATTTATTTGGCTAAAAACAGTTTTCTCTGATATACTTATGTTCACGTTAACATGTCTGAATCAGTTTAATCATTACAATTTCTTTCCATAGAAACCGTTACCAaggaataaataatttcattttagttttcattttgatacgaATTAATGAACTTAGTCTGTTATCTCACTATAACtcaagttttaaattaattggtAAGTATGATCGGAAATTTGTACATTGCCACAGAAAAAGACAAAGCAGAAGTACGTGAAAGAGAAAGACGCCGTCAAATTGAATTAGAGAGACAAGCGAGAATATTCAATCCCAGAATTCGAAAAATTGGAGTACAAagacaaattatataattatacaaaattaacaTGTAAAATTAAAGGCAGATCCTATTATTTTTTCCTGTTGTATTTTTAAGGTTGACGTTAATGCTTTGCAATctcaaatttatgaaaaaaaggtaaaagaaGAAGCAGAACGAAATTTTGAAAATGCTTTCGACAGGCAAATGTTAAAAGACAATCAATTGGCAGAAGTATTAAATCAAAGAGAAAATGAGGTAAAATATAAGTTATTCGATGCAAAGGGCATTTGTTGGTGcctttaaattttatcaaatacatacatttaagtgtattattaatttaaaaatatgtttaaataaatataaaaactgtCTTACTATTTagcagtttttttattattatttaggttttaaactaaaaaataaagagTTTTAATAATTCTATTACAGGAAAGACaaagaatatcaaataacatAAACGAATACAGAAAAACTTTTCAAAACCAAATTGATTCTCGGGAATATGATCTGAATGATCCAAATATTTTGAAGAAGCAATTACCACCCCGCTCTACCGATGAAGATGTTGGTCTACCATCTGGGCAAAAGTAATATgagttatacatattttaaacatttttgataaatttttgtaattaaaattgtttgtttGTTGTTAGGTTTGAAGGAGAAGACTTATATTGTGAAGAAAGAACAAAAATAATGAGGGAACAATGCTCATCTTGGTTACAACAGCAGGTAATATACACTAGTAGTGAGTGTATCATAAGAACATAAAAGCTGCTTATAAAATACACCTTTAATTATGTTATGAGTAGATACATGAAAAACAAGCTAAGGATGCCGAACAAAAAGCAGCAGAACGTGCATACAAACAAGCAATTATTGCTAGGGACCAAAGAGCTTTACAATTGGAACTAATCGAAAGAGATTGCAAAAAACAATTGGAATCTGCCAATGCACATTATAACAAAATATTGGTAacttcacatttatttattttctataaagttactttaaaaatatgtatttatataatttataaaattaaaggctgaagaaaaatccaataaaattacaaatgatttgaacaatgaaaatgaagataatttAGCTGAGATGTATAATACCCTTAGTTCCGATTTGATGACTGAAAATCCTAATACAGCAAGAAGTGTTTTTGGACCACACAGATCAATCACTTACATGTATAAAGGAATGTCTCCAGAAGAAAAATATACCATCAGAATGATTCAATTGAATCAAATTGCTGAACACAAAGTAAGTATACTTTACAAtatgaaaatctttcaaaatgGTAAGAATATTCAAAGCTTAACTTTTTAACCAATAGAGAGCAGTATAAAAATGCTATAACAGGGCTGTGATCAGTAATCACAGCCTCCTGCTTTTAGCATATATTATTTGAGATTACAGTCTCCTGCATTCATTGAGTAGTGCGATGAGGATTGTAATCAGTCTTCCGCAAATAAaaagttaatatgtatgtaatatattggatgattgcataagttcgtgccCGATTTTCATAGATGGCAGTGGTGCTGAGTTGGTTTTTTTTCTTACAATTTGACAGAATCGCTGTCAGTTTGACGTGAGACACTCTAGATAAGTTggtttattacaatattatattacaattaatattaCATGAAAGAGAATTTTCAAAATGGAAAATGAAAAGATACATTTAAGGCATGTTATGTTGTATGAGTTTCGGAAAGGAGTGAGTGTTGGAACTGCACAAAAAAACATCCAAGAGGTGTATCTGGACCATGCTCCTGCTCTCCGAACAGTTAAGAAGTGGTTCTGCAAATTTCGAAATGGTGATTTCAACATGGAAGATCAACCCCGATCTGGACGGCCTTCCGTCATCGATGATGACATCGTGAGTGACTTGGTGAAAAATAACCCAAGAATTACAACCAAGGAGATTGCCGAGAAGATGAACGTTAACAATTCATCAGCATTTCGCCGTTTAAAAAAGCTTGGATTCACTTTCGAGCAAAGCCGGACCGTCGATATGAACAAAGTGTGCAATGTACGCGGACGGCCGAGCTCAGACCGAGGCAGAGACGCAGACGCAGGGGGCAGCCGTGACGGCGAGGATTGAAAAACCGAACCCGAAACAACGAAGATTATCGTCTTTGGCCATATTATCCAATCGATCACCAAATTATGGAAGATCGTGATGTcgaagttttgaaaaaaaaacgtatgtTTTTATTAGatagtatttataattttcCCCGGTCGTGGGAACATGTAATCATATTATGCAATAAATGTaacatatttttaagaaatgtCTATCGtcttctacatatatttgtttatattgatttttcaaacgtttgttttttttattttgttttcttgaACAATGTTTATTATCATTTCTCAAACTGactattttttactattgtttTGTATTAAGTCTCGctttttataaatttagttCTTATTGTCTGTTGTTTGGCTAAGCCAATACTATATTTTCCTCAATTATAGTGAAATTGTTCATGCATACCtaatgtgaccatttatttttgtccaacgggacatctaccaatttttacgtaataatatgtgtattcaagaaaacgcgtattttttcatagtttttatttattaataaaaagaacaggaatgttgatgaagaaaagaaaagaacaggaatgaataatataaatacaaaaaaatttatgttgttttatatttttctgatgaacaaattttcttaagtattactgggtttgcttttaaataagaatgaaactcttggcaggatttcttaaaatttattttaattaacaacatcgCTTTAAGAGCTGTCATTTGCAATTGTGTTTTTTCGGTCGTCCACAACTTGTTCATCTGTGAAAAGACTCTTTTTACGGGTGCATTAGTTCCGGGCAggcataaaatgtattcaataattatacgatatatatatatatatatatatatatatatatatatatatatatatatatatatatatatatatatatataataattcaataaatatactctctttttgaaaatgggacatttcgacgtcccgaagctgtgcttggggacaacgggacaggctacctaaaaacaggacggtcccgttcaaaacgggacgtatggtcactttaTGCATACCACTATTAGCTATTCAGTCAGTTAGATTTTCGACATACATAGGATGTTTGGATTTAGCATCTTTATTTCACCAATTATTTTCGTTAAAAAATATCACTACCTAAATATGTCACATGATGAATTTATgtccgatatacatacatatgtatgtaattggatATTGTGATGAAATTCTATCAAAAATAATCTTTCAATGTTTTGAATAACACTTCGgaatggtatgaaaattatgctTGTAAAAAAATGGTGCAAAATAATTGACTGAAAAATCACAAAATAgcagttacatatgtatttacttattatacaatatgaaactttattttatacataattaagaattttttaaatgtgcacgaggttaaaaaaaaattttttttttttaattcattttgtatgaatatatttatggaAATAAGGGCAGGGAAACCCAAATATATTTGCACACAGGTAGCCAGCCCCCTCAAACTGGCCCTGCTTCCGAGCTCGATACATGGGTTCAGCGCCGCCTTTGTGCTCCGTTTCACCAACTTATGtcaggagtttgtatattgtatacaaaaaatttttttgtataaatgtatgtaatatcttttaTATACGAGACATActgtgatcattcatagattttgaAGCCattaacacacctttaaaatataaaaaaaaaacgtttaaaaatcaattcttactattttttttaatttttattgtttatatcgtaaaataagtatttaaatatgtaaaacacTTTCGTgtatgtgttttgtatatataaaagagTTGGGAAAAtaagtcttgagatattgcaagttggtgctTCTTCCGATATTTTATCTGTTCCAGTCTCTGCAGAATAATTTAAATAGCAAGAAACTGAATTTCAAGAAAAAACAAGCACGTTATACAAAAATGGAATCGACAGTCTCATAGGAAGGATTTGTATAAAAGGATATATAATTGATTAATAAAACTGTTTTCGTCAAAATTTAacctattgaattttatttttaaaatcgggCATGACTTAAAGAATCACccaataatatattgtatgcaataatttaatattaagtacaaacatatataaattttaataggcACAGTTAGAAGCTGATAAAAAACTTGACAATGATtgggaaaatattgtaataaatatgtctAATTTGTCTGCACTGTCTGATActgaaaatcaaaagaaaagaaGGTAACTATGTTAGctagttttaaaatataattttgttagtattcaCAAATGTTTTTACTATTGAATTTTGCAGGACAATGGCTATGAAagtgaaagaagaaaatttaatgctttcaaaacaacaaaaagataaaaaagcATATTATGATAAAATTGTGTATAGAAATGAGC
This genomic interval from Arctopsyche grandis isolate Sample6627 chromosome 8, ASM5162203v2, whole genome shotgun sequence contains the following:
- the LOC143915857 gene encoding RIB43A-like with coiled-coils protein 2 — translated: MIGNLYIATEKDKAEVRERERRRQIELERQARIFNPRIRKIGVDVNALQSQIYEKKVKEEAERNFENAFDRQMLKDNQLAEVLNQRENEERQRISNNINEYRKTFQNQIDSREYDLNDPNILKKQLPPRSTDEDVGLPSGQKFEGEDLYCEERTKIMREQCSSWLQQQIHEKQAKDAEQKAAERAYKQAIIARDQRALQLELIERDCKKQLESANAHYNKILAEEKSNKITNDLNNENEDNLAEMYNTLSSDLMTENPNTARSVFGPHRSITYMYKGMSPEEKYTIRMIQLNQIAEHKVSILYNMKIFQNDGSGAELVASPLKLALLPSSIHGFSAAFVLRFTNLCQEFAQLEADKKLDNDWENIVINMSNLSALSDTENQKKRRTMAMKVKEENLMLSKQQKDKKAYYDKIVYRNEPTDEYFSKFNTSSR
- the LOC143915206 gene encoding histone-lysine N-methyltransferase SETMAR-like, with product MENEKIHLRHVMLYEFRKGVSVGTAQKNIQEVYLDHAPALRTVKKWFCKFRNGDFNMEDQPRSGRPSVIDDDIVSDLVKNNPRITTKEIAEKMNVNNSSAFRRLKKLGFTFEQSRTVDMNKVCNVRGRPSSDRGRDADAGGSRDGED